In Sulfitobacter sp. OXR-159, one DNA window encodes the following:
- a CDS encoding helix-turn-helix domain-containing protein, whose amino-acid sequence MRGIGMGAVYKQLSITERRKIERWRHAKVPVNEMARVLKRCRSTIFRELKHIHFLHENISGCDGSYGAAAHMMQADRRGRKRKLINSRTERRGSCSKTG is encoded by the coding sequence ATGAGAGGAATCGGTATGGGAGCCGTTTACAAGCAACTGAGTATCACAGAACGACGCAAGATAGAACGTTGGAGACACGCCAAGGTCCCAGTTAACGAGATGGCGCGCGTCCTGAAGCGCTGCAGATCAACGATATTTCGCGAGCTAAAACACATCCATTTCTTGCACGAAAACATATCTGGATGTGACGGCTCTTACGGCGCCGCCGCCCATATGATGCAAGCGGATCGTCGTGGCCGGAAGCGCAAGCTAATCAACTCCAGAACTGAGCGGCGCGGAAGTTGTAGCAAAACTGGTTAG
- the tnpA gene encoding IS66-like element accessory protein TnpA, whose protein sequence is MSDFINRPQIEVLSAADGERRRHWSDDDKLRIVEESFIGHRQVTATARRHGICRSLLTTWRRQYRNGELGSSGSVSFAPVTVPKEVSASQANPIDAIPSPDCRVEVALPNGRRLIVPIGVESEALARILAVVDRQ, encoded by the coding sequence ATGTCCGACTTTATCAACCGCCCTCAAATCGAAGTTCTGTCTGCTGCCGATGGTGAACGCCGCCGGCATTGGTCGGATGATGACAAACTGCGCATTGTGGAAGAAAGCTTTATTGGCCACCGTCAGGTGACAGCCACGGCGCGGCGACACGGCATTTGCCGGTCGCTTTTGACGACTTGGCGGCGGCAGTATCGAAACGGTGAGCTTGGGTCTTCTGGCTCTGTATCGTTCGCGCCGGTGACTGTGCCGAAGGAAGTTTCCGCGTCGCAGGCAAATCCGATCGATGCCATTCCATCTCCGGACTGTCGGGTTGAGGTAGCTCTTCCGAATGGGCGTCGACTCATCGTGCCGATCGGCGTGGAGTCCGAAGCGCTTGCTCGGATTCTGGCAGTGGTGGATCGGCAATGA
- the tnpB gene encoding IS66 family insertion sequence element accessory protein TnpB (TnpB, as the term is used for proteins encoded by IS66 family insertion elements, is considered an accessory protein, since TnpC, encoded by a neighboring gene, is a DDE family transposase.): protein MIAFPAGVKVWIAGGVTDMRRGMNTLALQVQEGLGRDPHAGEIFCFRGRKGDLVKILWHDGVGMSLYLKRLEAGKFIWPVSRSGEAVQISAAQLGYLLEGIDWRNPRWTQRPAKAG, encoded by the coding sequence ATGATCGCGTTTCCGGCGGGCGTGAAGGTGTGGATCGCAGGCGGCGTCACCGATATGCGGCGGGGCATGAACACGCTGGCGCTACAGGTGCAAGAAGGGCTCGGCCGCGATCCCCATGCGGGTGAGATATTTTGCTTCCGAGGTCGTAAGGGCGACCTCGTCAAGATCCTGTGGCATGATGGCGTGGGCATGTCGCTTTATCTAAAGCGCCTGGAGGCAGGCAAGTTCATCTGGCCCGTGAGCCGGTCGGGCGAAGCGGTGCAGATATCGGCGGCGCAGTTAGGCTATCTTCTGGAGGGCATCGACTGGCGCAATCCTCGCTGGACACAACGCCCTGCAAAGGCTGGTTAA
- the petA gene encoding ubiquinol-cytochrome c reductase iron-sulfur subunit, which yields MNDIQIAERRDFLYFATAGTGAVAVGAAVWPLINQMNPTADVMALSTIRVDISSLETGSQLTVKWRGKPVFIRFRTEEEIAAAKSEALEDLPDQIARNPNIDGDALATDDNRAVAGKEAYLVMIGVCTHLGCVPIGDGAGDFGGWFCPCHGSHYDTAGRIRKGPAPENLHIPEMQLSNDLVLTIG from the coding sequence ATGAATGATATCCAAATAGCTGAACGCAGGGATTTTCTTTATTTCGCCACTGCAGGCACTGGTGCAGTAGCAGTTGGTGCGGCGGTTTGGCCTCTGATTAATCAAATGAATCCTACGGCTGACGTCATGGCACTTTCAACGATCAGGGTGGACATATCGTCATTGGAAACCGGTAGTCAGTTAACTGTGAAATGGCGAGGGAAGCCCGTGTTCATTCGTTTCAGAACTGAGGAAGAAATCGCCGCTGCAAAGTCTGAAGCGCTTGAAGATTTGCCGGACCAGATTGCAAGAAACCCAAACATTGACGGAGACGCTTTGGCAACCGACGATAATCGGGCAGTAGCGGGAAAAGAGGCGTATCTTGTCATGATTGGTGTTTGCACCCACTTGGGTTGTGTGCCGATAGGCGATGGTGCCGGGGACTTTGGTGGATGGTTCTGTCCTTGTCACGGATCGCACTACGACACTGCCGGGCGGATAAGAAAGGGCCCTGCGCCTGAAAATCTTCATATTCCAGAAATGCAGCTATCTAATGATCTGGTTTTGACGATTGGCTGA
- a CDS encoding transposase — protein sequence MHHEVIVGVERRRRWREEEKLSILGKVGLNGATVSDVARCHDITRQHIYQWRQELRRKGVLPRSSETVFLPLPSPSCEEPGQPRDRQDLEIEVVLGNGRKLSCASDLPSERVQQLIRAVEVA from the coding sequence ATGCATCATGAAGTGATTGTGGGCGTTGAGCGAAGGCGCCGTTGGCGCGAAGAAGAGAAGTTATCGATCCTCGGAAAAGTTGGCTTAAATGGCGCAACGGTCAGTGATGTTGCGCGATGTCATGACATTACACGCCAGCATATCTACCAGTGGCGCCAGGAACTTCGACGTAAAGGGGTTTTGCCGCGGTCTTCGGAGACGGTTTTTCTGCCACTGCCTTCGCCTTCTTGCGAGGAGCCCGGGCAGCCAAGAGATCGGCAAGACTTGGAGATCGAAGTCGTGCTTGGAAATGGGCGCAAGCTAAGCTGCGCCAGTGATCTGCCATCAGAGCGCGTCCAGCAACTCATTCGGGCAGTTGAGGTAGCATGA
- the tnpA gene encoding IS66-like element accessory protein TnpA, translated as MSDFINRPQIEVLSAADGERRRHWSDDDKLRIVEESFIGHRQVTATARRHGIYRSLLTTWRRQYRNGELGSSGSVPFAPVTVPKEVSASQANPIDAIPSPDCRVEVALPNGRRLIVPIGVESEALARILAVVDRQ; from the coding sequence ATGTCCGACTTTATCAACCGCCCTCAAATCGAAGTTCTGTCTGCTGCCGATGGTGAACGCCGCCGGCATTGGTCGGATGATGACAAACTGCGCATTGTGGAAGAAAGCTTTATTGGCCACCGTCAGGTGACAGCCACGGCGCGGCGACACGGCATTTACCGGTCGCTTTTGACGACTTGGCGGCGGCAGTATCGAAACGGTGAGCTTGGGTCTTCTGGCTCTGTACCGTTCGCGCCGGTGACTGTGCCGAAGGAAGTTTCCGCGTCGCAGGCAAATCCGATCGATGCCATTCCATCTCCGGACTGTCGGGTTGAGGTAGCCCTTCCGAATGGGCGTCGACTCATCGTGCCGATCGGCGTGGAGTCCGAAGCGCTTGCTCGGATTCTGGCAGTGGTGGATCGGCAATGA
- a CDS encoding aminotransferase class I/II-fold pyridoxal phosphate-dependent enzyme, translating into MAQPPKSQLHPATIAAQAAGAVDPASGGVVPPVQFATTYLRDENYDLVNPDNVYLRSHNENTRVAERILNALEGAEETLIFPSGMAAIAAVFRTVPNGASVVVQSQIYWGTTKWIRDFCTRRQIALHEVDASDLDAFAALCRAEKPDLCLIETPSNPWLRITDISGAAAAAHEVGATLVVDSTAASPVLSHPLEHGADIVMHSATKGINGHSDVLAGSLATNDAGAPRWQMIRDDRNEAGAVIGPMEAWLLARGMRTLPLRMREMSRNAMTLAEFLADHPQVEQVMYPGLPDHPGHALAAQQMSGGYGGLLSFVVKGGAGAALKAAGRLQLFHRATSLGGVESLVEHRHTIEPHTGIPEGMLRLSVGIEDVEDLGADLGQALGQ; encoded by the coding sequence TTGGCACAGCCTCCCAAATCGCAATTGCACCCTGCCACCATCGCGGCCCAAGCCGCGGGCGCCGTCGATCCCGCCTCGGGCGGGGTGGTGCCGCCGGTGCAATTTGCCACCACCTATCTGCGCGATGAGAACTACGATCTGGTCAATCCCGACAACGTCTATCTGCGCTCGCACAATGAAAACACCCGTGTGGCGGAGCGTATTCTGAACGCGCTCGAAGGGGCCGAAGAGACGTTGATCTTCCCCTCGGGCATGGCGGCCATCGCGGCGGTCTTCCGGACCGTGCCCAATGGCGCGAGCGTGGTGGTGCAAAGCCAGATTTACTGGGGCACGACGAAATGGATTCGCGATTTCTGCACCCGTCGGCAGATTGCGCTGCATGAGGTGGACGCCAGCGATCTTGATGCCTTTGCAGCACTTTGCAGGGCCGAAAAGCCTGACTTGTGTTTGATCGAGACCCCTTCGAACCCATGGCTGCGGATCACCGATATCTCTGGGGCCGCCGCCGCCGCGCATGAGGTCGGCGCGACGCTGGTGGTCGACAGCACGGCGGCCTCGCCCGTGCTGAGCCACCCGCTGGAGCATGGCGCGGATATCGTGATGCATTCGGCCACCAAGGGGATCAATGGCCATTCCGACGTTTTGGCCGGCTCGCTTGCCACCAATGACGCAGGCGCGCCGCGCTGGCAGATGATCCGCGATGACCGGAACGAGGCAGGCGCGGTGATCGGCCCGATGGAGGCGTGGTTGCTGGCGCGCGGCATGCGCACCCTGCCGCTCAGAATGCGCGAGATGTCCCGCAATGCCATGACATTGGCGGAGTTTCTGGCGGATCACCCGCAGGTCGAACAGGTGATGTATCCCGGCCTGCCGGACCATCCCGGCCACGCCCTTGCTGCGCAGCAGATGAGCGGGGGCTATGGCGGGCTGTTGTCATTTGTCGTCAAAGGCGGGGCGGGAGCGGCGCTGAAAGCGGCAGGGCGGTTGCAGCTTTTCCACCGGGCGACTTCGCTTGGCGGGGTGGAAAGTCTTGTTGAGCATCGCCACACGATTGAGCCGCACACCGGGATCCCCGAAGGGATGCTGCGGCTCTCGGTCGGGATTGAGGATGTCGAAGACCTTGGTGCTGATCTGGGGCAAGCGCTCGGCCAGTGA
- the tnpB gene encoding IS66 family insertion sequence element accessory protein TnpB (TnpB, as the term is used for proteins encoded by IS66 family insertion elements, is considered an accessory protein, since TnpC, encoded by a neighboring gene, is a DDE family transposase.), whose amino-acid sequence MIGPGTGVRVYLACGVTDMRKGIAGLSAMAQDVLRQKPTGGAVFAFRGRRGDRVKLLYWDGQGFCLYYKVLELGRFPWPSAEDGALRLTSAQLAMLWEGIDWRRPAWGAPPARVG is encoded by the coding sequence ATGATCGGGCCCGGAACCGGTGTCCGTGTGTATCTGGCATGCGGCGTGACGGACATGCGTAAAGGGATCGCAGGTTTGTCCGCTATGGCTCAAGATGTATTGCGCCAGAAGCCCACGGGCGGTGCTGTGTTTGCCTTCCGGGGTCGGCGCGGGGACCGGGTGAAGCTTCTGTACTGGGACGGTCAGGGGTTTTGCCTCTATTATAAAGTTCTCGAACTCGGCCGCTTTCCTTGGCCGAGTGCGGAAGACGGAGCCTTGCGGTTGACCTCTGCGCAGCTTGCAATGCTCTGGGAAGGCATTGACTGGCGACGCCCCGCTTGGGGCGCTCCCCCTGCGCGCGTAGGGTGA
- a CDS encoding lysylphosphatidylglycerol synthase domain-containing protein codes for MAGNGANVLVPLGISPLVRSWLVARMEGLKMGTVLITTIIARFIDGVVFALFAGLVAMTGKVPQIQGNLELGLAVAGALNLILFGAALWAMFRFRALFGQDGPLICRLFDRIAAWSRADGAALRSSLCEGVLWPRATRHRLNVLLGAFAAKIISATHYLWAGLALGVVLAPSNYLFLMVFAGFSLVLSRFVLVPGGFIIGSALAFELLGSGLITKI; via the coding sequence ATGGCTGGAAATGGCGCCAACGTTCTGGTGCCACTCGGCATCAGCCCGCTGGTTCGATCCTGGCTGGTCGCCCGGATGGAGGGTTTGAAGATGGGAACGGTCCTGATAACCACAATCATCGCGCGATTTATTGACGGCGTGGTCTTTGCACTTTTCGCCGGGCTGGTGGCGATGACAGGAAAAGTGCCGCAAATTCAAGGCAATCTGGAACTTGGACTTGCGGTTGCAGGCGCGCTGAACCTTATTCTGTTTGGGGCGGCACTCTGGGCGATGTTCCGGTTTCGCGCATTGTTCGGACAGGACGGGCCGCTGATCTGCCGATTGTTCGACCGGATTGCGGCATGGAGCCGCGCCGACGGTGCTGCGCTCAGAAGTTCGCTGTGTGAGGGCGTGCTCTGGCCGCGGGCAACGCGCCACCGGCTGAACGTTCTGCTTGGCGCCTTTGCGGCAAAGATAATCTCTGCCACACATTACCTGTGGGCGGGGCTTGCACTGGGCGTGGTGCTGGCACCGTCCAACTACCTTTTCCTGATGGTCTTTGCCGGATTTTCACTGGTGCTGTCGCGGTTCGTCCTGGTGCCGGGGGGCTTCATCATCGGCTCGGCCTTGGCATTCGAATTATTAGGTTCAGGACTCATAACCAAAATATGA
- a CDS encoding copper resistance protein B: MKNLITSGAVALATFAAGAALAEPGVAPLIYGIQAEQLEYRFGENDEELLVWDFDAMVGNDELKLVFRSEAEMETASNDFETLENQLRLQMPISTFFDAVVGAHASTPTDGPDRYNLVVGVKGLAPQWFEIDADLYLSEHPFGRFEAEYEALLTNRLILTPSIEVNMPFKDDIKAGQAAGGATIEIGARLSYDLVDRAISPYVGVNYEKSFGGTADLIEAGGGQSDNLSLVVGTRLFF, encoded by the coding sequence ATGAAAAACCTTATCACGTCCGGAGCAGTGGCTCTTGCAACCTTTGCCGCAGGCGCTGCCTTAGCAGAGCCCGGTGTGGCACCGCTGATCTATGGCATTCAAGCCGAGCAGCTTGAATACCGTTTCGGCGAAAATGACGAAGAGCTCCTCGTTTGGGATTTCGACGCCATGGTCGGCAATGATGAATTGAAGCTGGTATTCAGAAGCGAAGCGGAGATGGAGACAGCGTCAAACGACTTCGAGACGCTCGAAAACCAGCTGCGTCTGCAAATGCCGATTTCAACATTCTTTGATGCTGTGGTCGGGGCGCATGCAAGCACCCCGACTGACGGACCCGACCGGTATAATCTGGTGGTCGGCGTCAAAGGGCTCGCTCCGCAGTGGTTCGAGATCGACGCAGATCTTTACCTCTCAGAGCACCCGTTTGGCCGATTTGAGGCTGAATACGAGGCTTTGCTGACCAACCGGTTGATCCTGACGCCAAGCATCGAAGTCAATATGCCGTTCAAGGACGACATCAAGGCGGGCCAAGCGGCTGGCGGTGCAACGATCGAGATCGGCGCACGGCTCAGCTACGATCTCGTGGATCGCGCCATTTCGCCTTACGTCGGAGTGAATTACGAGAAATCTTTTGGCGGCACTGCTGACCTGATCGAGGCAGGCGGGGGGCAAAGCGACAACCTCTCACTTGTGGTCGGAACGCGTCTGTTTTTCTAA
- a CDS encoding bifunctional alpha/beta hydrolase/OsmC family protein: MATERITFPGPDGTELAARLDMPEGPHLATALFAHCFTCGKDIPAARRIAGRLAAMGIAVLRFDFTGLGHSGGEFENTSFSSNVDDLIAACSYLSSRDMAPALLIGHSLGGAAVLKAAAQLAHVKAVATLGAPFDPAHVTHNFAESLPEISANGSAEVNLGGRPFTISQGFIDDVQGASLAPDIAKLKAALLVLHAPRDEIVSIDNAGQIFLAAKHPKSFVTLDDADHLITRAGDAEYAAEIIATWADRYMTLKSPAPPPGAPEGIVRVTEADADGFLQDVNAGPHHHALADEPLAYGGTNRGMSPYGFLSAGLGACTSMTIRMYARRKGWPLTGVSVDVCHDKVHAQDAGTGAAEKIDTWRRRIRLEGDLSEEQRQRLLEIADKCPVHRTLERSSTVLTELL; encoded by the coding sequence ATGGCCACTGAACGTATCACATTCCCCGGCCCGGATGGCACGGAACTGGCCGCCCGGCTGGACATGCCCGAAGGGCCGCATCTGGCGACCGCGCTGTTTGCGCATTGCTTTACCTGTGGCAAGGACATCCCCGCCGCGCGGCGTATCGCCGGGCGGTTGGCGGCGATGGGCATCGCCGTGCTGCGGTTTGATTTTACCGGGCTGGGCCATTCGGGCGGTGAATTTGAGAACACGTCTTTTTCCTCCAACGTCGACGACTTGATCGCTGCCTGCAGCTATCTATCGAGCCGCGACATGGCGCCTGCGCTGTTGATCGGTCATTCTCTGGGCGGAGCGGCGGTGCTGAAAGCCGCAGCGCAACTGGCCCATGTCAAAGCGGTCGCCACGCTCGGCGCGCCCTTCGATCCGGCCCATGTCACCCATAATTTTGCCGAGAGCCTGCCCGAGATTTCGGCCAATGGCAGCGCCGAAGTCAATCTTGGCGGGCGGCCTTTCACCATCAGTCAGGGCTTTATCGACGATGTGCAGGGCGCCTCCCTCGCCCCTGATATCGCCAAGCTGAAAGCCGCGCTGCTGGTGCTCCATGCCCCGCGCGATGAGATTGTAAGCATCGACAACGCCGGCCAGATTTTCTTGGCCGCGAAACATCCCAAAAGCTTTGTCACGCTGGACGATGCCGACCACCTCATCACCCGCGCGGGCGATGCCGAATATGCGGCAGAGATCATCGCCACATGGGCGGATCGCTATATGACACTGAAATCTCCCGCCCCGCCCCCCGGCGCGCCGGAGGGGATCGTGCGCGTGACCGAAGCCGACGCCGATGGGTTCTTGCAAGACGTGAACGCAGGCCCCCACCACCACGCTTTGGCGGATGAGCCGCTGGCTTATGGCGGCACCAATCGCGGCATGTCGCCCTATGGTTTTTTGTCTGCGGGCTTGGGCGCTTGCACGTCAATGACGATCCGCATGTATGCGCGGCGCAAGGGCTGGCCGCTGACGGGTGTCAGCGTGGATGTCTGCCATGACAAGGTCCATGCGCAGGACGCGGGCACCGGGGCTGCGGAGAAGATTGACACGTGGCGGCGGCGTATCCGGTTAGAAGGGGATTTGAGCGAGGAGCAGCGGCAGCGGTTGTTGGAGATCGCGGATAAATGCCCGGTGCATCGGACGTTGGAGCGGAGTTCGACGGTGCTGACCGAACTGCTTTAG